Proteins from a genomic interval of Gadus morhua chromosome 19, gadMor3.0, whole genome shotgun sequence:
- the lrrc8aa gene encoding leucine rich repeat containing 8 VRAC subunit Aa yields MIPITELRYFADTQPAYRILKPWWDVFTDYISIVMLMIAVFGGTLQVTQDKMICLPCKWIVNKTCETIPLPNLTIPYAPEPKGIKYDLDRHQYNYVDAVCYENKLHWFAKYFPYLVLLHTLIFLACSNFWFKFPRTSSKLEHFVSILLKCFDSPWTTRALSETVVEESDPKPPGKMNGSMDKKASSVSEDVEASIPMLQRTKRIEQGIVDRSETGVLDKKEGEQAKALFEKVKKFRIHVEEGDIVYRLYIRQTIIKVIKFVLIICYTAYYVRCIQFSVVCTVDIERLTGYRMYHCAHPLATLFKILACFYISLVGVYGLICMYTLFWMLSRSLKRYSFESIREESSYSDIPDVKNDFAFMLHMIDQYDPLYSKRFAVFLSEVSENKLRQLNLNNEWTLEKLRQRITKNSQEKLELHLFMLSGIPDTVFDLLEVEVLKLELIPDITIPPIIAQLANLREMWLYHTPAKIEAPALAFLRENLKSLHIKFTDIKEIPLWIYSLKNLSELHLTGNLSADNNRFIVIDGLRELKRLKVLRLKSNLTKLPQVVTDVGVHLQKLSVNNEGTKLMVLNSLKKMVNLTELELVRCDLERIPHSIFSLHNLQEIDLKDNNLKTIEEIISFQHLHRLVCLKLWYNQISYIPMQIGTLTNLERLYLNRNKIEKIPSQLFFCRKLRFLDLSHNNLTSIHADVDRLQNLQYFAVTSNRIEVLPPELFQCKKLRTLNLGSNCLQALPSRFGELTGLTQLELRGNRLEVLPVELGECRLLKKSCLVVEEDLFNTLPPEVKEQLWRADQA; encoded by the exons ATGATTCCTATCACAGAGCTGCGGTACTTTGCTGACACCCAGCCTGCataccgcatcctgaagccatGGTGGGACGTGTTCACCGACTACATCTCCATCGTCATGTTGATGATCGCCGTCTTTGGCGGAACACTACAGGTCACGCAGGACAAGATGATTTGTCTCCCTTGCAAGTGGATTGTGAACAAGACTTGTGAGACCATCCCCCTTCCCAACCTCACCATCCCCTACGCCCCCGAACCTAAAGGCATCAAGTATGACCTTGACCGGCACCAGTATAACTACGTCGACGCGGTCTGCTACGAGAATAAACTCCATTGGTTTGCCAAGTACTTCCCCTATCTGGTGCTGCTGCACACCCTCATCTTTTTGGCCTGCAGCAATTTCTGGTTCAAGTTCCCCCGGACAAGCTCTAAACTGGAGCACTTTGTCTCTATCCTCCTCAAGTGCTTTGACTCTCCGTGGACTACGAGGGCTCTGTCAGAGACCGTAGTGGAGGAGAGCGACCCCAAGCCCCCAGGGAAAATGAATGGCTCCATGGACAAAAAAGCATCTTCTGTGAGCGAAGATGTGGAGGCGAGCATTCCCATGCTGCAAAGGACTAAGAGAATTGAACAAGGAATAGTCGATCGCTCTGAGACGGGGGTTCTAGATAAGAAGGAAGGGGAGCAGGCCAAGGCCCTTTTTGAAAAGGTCAAGAAGTTTAGGATCCATGTGGAGGAAGGCGACATAGTCTACCGTCTCTATATACGTCAGACCATCATCAAAGTCATTAAGTTTGTGTTGATCATTTGTTACACTGCCTACTACGTGCGTTGTATCCAGTTCAGTGTGGTGTGCACGGTGGACATTGAAAGGCTGACAGGCTACAGAATGTACCACTGCGCGCACCCCTTGGCCACACTTTTCAAGATCCTAGCCTGTTTCTACATCAGTTTGGTGGGGGTCTACGGTCTCATTTGCATGTACACGCTCTTCTGGATGCTAAGCCGCTCCCTAAAACGCTACTCCTTCGAGTCGATCCGCGAGGAGAGCAGTTACAGCGACATCCCCGATGTAAAGAATGACTTTGCCTTCATGCTGCACATGATAGATCAGTacgaccctctttattcaaagCGTTTTGCTGTCTTCCTCTCCGAGGTGAGTGAGAACAAGCTGAGGCAGCTGAACCTGAACAACGAGTGGACACTAGAAAAGCTGAGACAGCGCATCACCAAGAACTCCCAGGAGAAGCTGGAGCTGCATCTGTTCATGCTCAGCGGCATCCCGGACACGGTGTTCGACCTGCTGGAGGTCGAGGTGCTCAAGCTGGAGCTCATCCCCGACATCACCATCCCGCCTATCATTGCCCAGCTTGCCAACCTGAGGGAGATGTGGCTGTACCATACCCCTGCCAAAATAGAGGCCCCCGCTCTGGCCTTCCTGCGGGAAAACCTAAAGTCCCTCCACATTAAATTCACTGACATCAAGGAGATCCCGCTTTGGATTTACAGCCTGAAAAACCTCAGCGAGCTGCACCTCACAGGCAACCTGAGCGCCGACAACAACCGCTTCATCGTCATCGACGGCCTGCGCGAGCTCAAGAGGCTCAAGGTGCTGCGGCTGAAGAGCAACCTCACCAAGCTGCCTCAGGTGGTGACTGACGTGGGCGTCCACCTTCAGAAGCTCTCCGTCAACAACGAGGGCACCAAGCTCATGGTGCTCAACAGCCTGAAGAAGATGGTGAACCTCACGGAGCTGGAGCTGGTGCGCTGTGACCTGGAGCGCATCCCGCACTCCATCTTCAGCCTGCACAACCTGCAGGAGATCGACCTGAAGGACAACAACCTGAAGACCATCGAGGAGATCATCAGCTTCCAGCACCTGCACCGGCTGGTGTGCCTGAAGCTTTGGTACAACCAGATCTCCTACATCCCCATGCAGATTGGCACCCTGACCAATCTGGAGAGGCTCTATCTGAACAGGAACAAGATCGAAAAGATCCCCAGCCAGCTGTTCTTCTGCCGCAAGCTGCGCTTCCTGGACCTGAGTCACAACAACCTCACCAGCATCCACGCCGACGTGGACCGCCTGCAGAACCTTCAGTACTTTGCTGTGACGTCAAACCGG ATCGAGGTGTTGCCCCCGGAGCTGTTCCAGTGCAAGAAGCTGCGGACGCTCAACCTGGGCAGCAACTGCCTGCAGGCGCTGCCGTCACGCTTCGGGGAGCTCACGGGCCTCACCCAGCTGGAGCTACGGGGCAACCGGCTGGAGGTCCTGCCCGTGGAGCTCGGCGAGTGCCGGCTGCTGAAGAAGAGctgcctggtggtggaggaggacctgTTCAACACGCTGCCCCCCGAGGTCAAGGAGCAGCTGTGGAGGGCCGACCAAGCTTGA